Genomic DNA from Carnobacteriaceae bacterium zg-C25:
CATGTTTACAACGGTATGCGCGGTTTACACCATCGTGAGCCAGGTGTTGTAGGGGCAGCATTAACATTACCACACGTACATGATGAATTGATTTGTGATGGACACCATGTGCATCCAGTATCTGCAAAAATCGTAATGGATTGTAACGGTCGTGACAATTCCGTATTAATTACAGACTGTATGGCAGCCGGTGGTCAACCAGAAGGTGACTACAAATTAGGTGAATTAGACGTTATCGTTGAAAAAGGAACAGCTCGATTAAAAGATAACGGTAGTTTAGCTGGTAGTGTGTTGCGTTTATTTGAAAGCGTGCAAAATGTCATTAAATGGGAAATTGCTCAACCGTATGAAGCGTTTCGTATGGCAAGCTACAACGCAGCCAACAGTGTTGGTTTAGGTGATGTGTGCGGAAAATTGGACGCTGGATATGAAGCGGATTTTGTTGTAGTAGATACAAACTACAATTTAACAGCCACTTACTTAAATGGTGAAAAACGCTACGAAAAATAATTAGGTGAATTGTGTATAAAAGACGTCATTTTGTGGCGTCTTTTTTTGATAGACTGATGAAATCCATTTTGTTTGAAGTGGTATTTTTTTTATGGTACCATTGCATATGTTGAAAAAGGAGAGAGTAGATGATAAAACGAATTTTACGATACGCGAAACCGTATCAAAAACATGTTTGGTTTGCTATCTTTGCTATTTTTGTTGAAGTGGCATGTGAGGTGGTACAACCATGGTTAATGGCAGGTATTATTGATAAAGGGATACCAAATCAAGATATTAGCTACATTGTGCAACAAGGTGTGCTGATGATTGGCTTATCGGCGCTAGCCTTGTTGACGGGGGCTTTAGGTGCAAAGCATGCATCAATTGCTGGCGCTTCATTGGCGTATGCCGTTAGAAAAGAGCAAATGGCAAAAATTCAGCAATTTTCTTTTCATAATATTGATCATTTTTCAAACGCATCATTGATTACACGTTTAACGAGTGATATTTCAGGTATTCAAAATACCGCGATTATGACACTTCGCATTTTAGCGCGTGCCCCGATTATGATTTTATCCACATTATTTTTAATTATTCAAATTAATGCACAATTATCTTTAGTCTTGGTGGTAGCTGTTCCCATTTTAGCGCTATCGTTATTTTTAATTATTGCGATTGCCTTTCCACGATTCCATAAATTGCAACAAGCTATTGATAACATCAACCGAACGTTACAAGAAAACTTTATTGGTATTCGTGTTGTCAAAGCGTATGTTCGTGAAGATTACGAACGCGAAAAATTTTATACGGAAAACACCAATTTCAAAAAACGGGCATTACACGCCATGAACGTTGTCATTTTTAATAACCCGATTATGCAACTGACCGTTTACGCGTGTACCATTGCGGTGATGTGGTTTGGTGGAAATCTTGCAATTAACGGTGTGATGACGACCGGAAATTTAGTTAGCTACATTTCTTACATCGGACAATTGATGATGTCGTTAATGATGATTTCGTTTGTTTTTGTGATGTTGACAATGACAAAAGCGTCTGTGGAGCGTGTTTTTGAGGTGTTGGATACACACGTTGATATTGTTGAACCATCTCACGCAACAGCGCATGAAAAAATTAGTGGTGATGTCGTTTTTGAAAATGTCCACTTTTCTTACGCAAAAGATCCTACTGAAGAAGTATTGAGCGATATTTCATTTACATTAGACAAAGGGCAAGTATTGGGAATTATCGGACCAACAGGATCGGGGAAAACGTCACTTGTCCAACTGTTGCCACGTTTATTTGATGTCACAAGCGGAAAAGTAATGGTTGGTGGTAAAAATGTAAAAGCGTATAGCTTTGAAACGTTGCGTGAACAAGTGGCAATGGTGCTACAAAAAAATACGCTATTTTCTGGAACGATTCGAGAAAACTTGTTGTGGGGTAATCCGAATGCAAGCGAAGAAGAGATGATACAAGCGGCAAAATACGCGCAAGCACACGATTTTATTATGGAATTACCAGACGGATATGATTCACGCGTTGAACAAGGCGGTGGGAATTTCTCTGGTGGTCAAAAACAACGCTTGTGTATTGCACGTGCCATGGTACGTAAACCAGCAGTTCTTATTTTAGACGATTCCACATCAGCAGTTGATACGGCGACGGATAGTAAAATTCGTGAAGCGTTCTTTAACTATTTACCGGAAACAACGGTCATTATTATTGCTCAACGCATTTCGTCCATTCAAGGTGCCGACAAAATTATCGTTTTAAATGACGGTAAAATGGACGGTATGGGTACGCATGAAGCGTTACTATCAAGTAATGAAATGTATCAAAATATTTATCAAACACAATTGGAAGGAGTGTCTGGAAATGAGTAAGCAAGTGAAAAAAGGCAGACGCCCTGAAAATATGAAAGCAACGCTCGCACAATTAATGCGCTATTTATTGAAAAGTAAATGGGGATTAGCCGTTGTAGCCGTTGCGTTAGTTGTCAGCTCTTTAGCCAATATAGCAGGAACCTATTTTATTAGACCGTTAGTCAATGATTTTATCGACACAAAAGATGTTGCTGGTTTAGGGCGTATGATTTTAATGATTAGTGCCATTTATGTATTTGGTGTTGTGTGTAGTTTTATCGCCTCTAAAATGATGGTCGGCATTGGTCAACGCACCATTGAATTGATGCGTGGTGAGTTATTCAATCACATTCAAAAACTGCCGATTCAATTTTTTGACACGCATAAACATGGTGATTTAATGTCTCGCTTTACAAACGATTTTGACAACATTCAAAATATGTTTAATAACAGTGTGCTAATGATTATTACATCATCTTTACAATTAGTGTTGACGTTTACGATGATGGTGTTGTTGTCACCGTTATTAACGATTTCGATTGTGGTTATGTTAGGTGTCATTATTGTAACGGTGCGTTTTATTGGTGGACGTTCCGCACGTTATTTTGGCATGCAACAAAAGCATATTGGGACATTAAATGGATTTATTGAAGAACATATCGAAGGTCAAAAAGTCATTAAAGTTTTCCATCACGAAGATAAAGTATTGCAATCTTTTGATGAGCTGAATGAACAAGTTTTAGAAGCGTCAAAACAGGCGCAGTTTTATGCCAATACGATGTTTCCTGTTTTAGGGAGTTTAGGTTATATTAATTACGCTTTAACGGCAACATTAGGTGGATTTTTAACGATTAATGGTGTGATGGATATTGGCGCGTTGGCATCCTTTTTACAATATACACGTACCTTTTCGATGCCAATCGGTCAATTATCGCAACAAGTCAACGTCCTTTTAGCCGCTTTAGCGGGTGCAGAACGTATTTTTAAAATATTAGAACAAACGGAAGAAATTGACAACGGTACGGTAACATTAAATCGTGTGGATAAAGATAAATGGTACTGGCAAACACCTGACGGTGCAGTTGAAGTTGTTGGAAAAATTATTTTAGAAGATGTTGATTTTGGGTACACACCAGAAAAACAAATTTTAAAAGGCATTAACGTTTGGGCAGAGCCTGGTTTAAAAATTGCCTTTGTTGGTGCAACCGGTGCGGGAAAAACAACAATTACCAATTTAATTAATCGTTTTTATGAAATCCATGCGGGGCAAATTACTTTTGATGGTATTCCAGTAACCGATATTAAAAAATCGGATTTGCGTCAAACGATTTCGATTGTGTTACAAGATACGCATTTATTTACAGGCACAATTGCAGACAACATTCGCTATGGTCGATTAGATGCTAGTGATGACGATGTCATTAAAGCGGCAAAATTAGCCAATGCGCATAGTTTTATTAAACGTTTACCGCAAGGGTATCATACACAAATTACAGGAGACGGTGACGGGTTATCACAAGGTCAACGTCAATTACTAGCCATTGCGCGAGCGGCTGTTGCCAATCCAAAAGTGTTGATTTTAGATGAGGCAACGAGTTCGATTGATAGCCATACGGAAGCACAAATTTCAAAGGGTATGGATCAGCTAATGGCTGGACGGACATCGTTTGTTATTGCGCACCGTTTATCAACGATTCGTAATGCCGATGTGATTATGGTAATGGATCATGGCGAAATTATTGAAC
This window encodes:
- a CDS encoding ABC transporter ATP-binding protein, encoding MIKRILRYAKPYQKHVWFAIFAIFVEVACEVVQPWLMAGIIDKGIPNQDISYIVQQGVLMIGLSALALLTGALGAKHASIAGASLAYAVRKEQMAKIQQFSFHNIDHFSNASLITRLTSDISGIQNTAIMTLRILARAPIMILSTLFLIIQINAQLSLVLVVAVPILALSLFLIIAIAFPRFHKLQQAIDNINRTLQENFIGIRVVKAYVREDYEREKFYTENTNFKKRALHAMNVVIFNNPIMQLTVYACTIAVMWFGGNLAINGVMTTGNLVSYISYIGQLMMSLMMISFVFVMLTMTKASVERVFEVLDTHVDIVEPSHATAHEKISGDVVFENVHFSYAKDPTEEVLSDISFTLDKGQVLGIIGPTGSGKTSLVQLLPRLFDVTSGKVMVGGKNVKAYSFETLREQVAMVLQKNTLFSGTIRENLLWGNPNASEEEMIQAAKYAQAHDFIMELPDGYDSRVEQGGGNFSGGQKQRLCIARAMVRKPAVLILDDSTSAVDTATDSKIREAFFNYLPETTVIIIAQRISSIQGADKIIVLNDGKMDGMGTHEALLSSNEMYQNIYQTQLEGVSGNE
- a CDS encoding ABC transporter ATP-binding protein: MSKQVKKGRRPENMKATLAQLMRYLLKSKWGLAVVAVALVVSSLANIAGTYFIRPLVNDFIDTKDVAGLGRMILMISAIYVFGVVCSFIASKMMVGIGQRTIELMRGELFNHIQKLPIQFFDTHKHGDLMSRFTNDFDNIQNMFNNSVLMIITSSLQLVLTFTMMVLLSPLLTISIVVMLGVIIVTVRFIGGRSARYFGMQQKHIGTLNGFIEEHIEGQKVIKVFHHEDKVLQSFDELNEQVLEASKQAQFYANTMFPVLGSLGYINYALTATLGGFLTINGVMDIGALASFLQYTRTFSMPIGQLSQQVNVLLAALAGAERIFKILEQTEEIDNGTVTLNRVDKDKWYWQTPDGAVEVVGKIILEDVDFGYTPEKQILKGINVWAEPGLKIAFVGATGAGKTTITNLINRFYEIHAGQITFDGIPVTDIKKSDLRQTISIVLQDTHLFTGTIADNIRYGRLDASDDDVIKAAKLANAHSFIKRLPQGYHTQITGDGDGLSQGQRQLLAIARAAVANPKVLILDEATSSIDSHTEAQISKGMDQLMAGRTSFVIAHRLSTIRNADVIMVMDHGEIIERGNHESLMEKNGVYYKLYTGQIELD